The genomic stretch TACTTCTAAGAATTCGCATAAAAAGCGATTTAAGTTTACGCATTATTCTATCAAACGTTTTCGTTAATGCCTTCTAGATAATTATTTATCATCCTAATTATTAATGTTTTACCAAGCACATTCCCAAAGTTAATCGTGAAAATCACAACCGCATCCAAGAGGCATTTTCCCATCACCAAATTTATTTATAATACTTTTTGTACCACCTCACGAATTTCTCCACCCCCTCCTTCAAGGGAGTTCTCGGCTTGTAGTCCATCTCTTGATACAAGCGGGTTGTGTCAGCGTTTGTCTGGTAAACGTCTCCCGGTTGCATAGGCAAATATTCCTTCACCGCCTCCTTACCGCACGCTTCCTCCAAGCTACGAATGAAATCCATCAATTTTATCGGGGTCGAATTACCGATATTGTATACCCGATAAGCCGCACTAGAAGTCGCCGGGTTCGGGATTTCCGCGTTCCAATCTTCATCCGGCACGGCCACCCGATCCACCACCCGGATCACCCCCTCCACGATATCATCCACGTAAGTGAAATCTCGCAACATGTCCCCGTGATTGAATACTTTCATGGTTTGCCCTTCCATAATTGCCCTCGTAAAAAGATGAGGGCTCATGTCTGGACGACCCCAAGGACCGTATACCGTGAAAAAACGCAAACCCGTAGTAGGAAGACCGTAAAGATGACTGTACACGTGTGCCATCAACTCGTTGGATTTTTTCGTTGCCGCGTACAAGCTGACGGGATGAGCGATCCCGCTATCCTCTTTGAAAGGAACGTTGGCATTCAACCCGTAAACACTGCTGGAACTGGCGTAAACGAGATGACGAACCCCCAAGTAACGACAACATTCCAGGATATTCACGAAGCCCGTAATATTACTATCGACATAAATCCAAGGGTTC from Butyricimonas virosa encodes the following:
- a CDS encoding NAD-dependent epimerase; translated protein: MKILVTGAAGFIGFHVVRCLLERGDDVVGLDNINDYYDVNLKYARLAETGINKESIEYGKLVRGKRYPLYRFIKLNLEDREELPKLFERERFERVVNLAAQAGVRYSIENPWIYVDSNITGFVNILECCRYLGVRHLVYASSSSVYGLNANVPFKEDSGIAHPVSLYAATKKSNELMAHVYSHLYGLPTTGLRFFTVYGPWGRPDMSPHLFTRAIMEGQTMKVFNHGDMLRDFTYVDDIVEGVIRVVDRVAVPDEDWNAEIPNPATSSAAYRVYNIGNSTPIKLMDFIRSLEEACGKEAVKEYLPMQPGDVYQTNADTTRLYQEMDYKPRTPLKEGVEKFVRWYKKYYK